From a single Paenibacillus sp. FSL R5-0345 genomic region:
- a CDS encoding ABC transporter ATP-binding protein, whose amino-acid sequence MAILEVENLSKEYKGKGKTNVFRALNGISLSVDSGEFVAIMGPSGSGKTTLLNILSGIDTEYSGVVRIAETSISEMSKNELALFRRQRMGFVFQDYNLLDSLTLRENVMVPMVLDDQEVDDINTKTDEAIVLFDLGEVKDKYPYMVSGGQQQRAAISRAIINDPEVIFADEPTGNLDSKSSSIVMKTFAKLNAMKGATIVMVTHDPFAASYCNRVLFIKDGKTLLEITRGDKERRAFFDRILESLVCIGGGEDDL is encoded by the coding sequence ATGGCCATCCTAGAAGTAGAGAATCTCTCAAAAGAATATAAAGGCAAGGGCAAAACAAATGTATTTCGGGCGCTAAACGGGATAAGTCTGAGTGTGGATAGCGGCGAGTTTGTAGCGATTATGGGACCTTCGGGAAGCGGTAAAACGACACTGCTGAACATCCTTAGCGGAATCGACACGGAGTATAGTGGGGTAGTACGGATTGCAGAGACTAGTATAAGTGAGATGTCTAAGAACGAGCTTGCACTGTTTCGTCGGCAGCGAATGGGGTTCGTTTTTCAAGATTATAATCTGCTTGATAGCCTGACCCTACGGGAAAATGTAATGGTGCCCATGGTGCTGGATGACCAAGAGGTAGACGACATCAATACCAAGACAGATGAGGCGATAGTACTCTTTGATCTGGGCGAGGTGAAGGATAAATATCCGTATATGGTTTCAGGAGGACAGCAGCAGCGAGCGGCGATTAGCAGAGCGATTATTAATGATCCGGAGGTGATTTTTGCGGACGAGCCAACGGGGAATTTGGATTCCAAATCCTCAAGTATAGTGATGAAGACCTTCGCCAAGCTGAATGCTATGAAAGGAGCGACGATTGTGATGGTCACGCATGATCCTTTTGCGGCCAGCTATTGTAATCGCGTGCTTTTTATCAAGGATGGGAAGACTCTATTAGAGATTACTAGAGGAGATAAAGAGCGGAGAGCTTTTTTCGATAGGATTCTGGAGAGTCTGGTCTGCATTGGAGGGGGGGAAGATGACCTTTAG
- the cheB gene encoding chemotaxis-specific protein-glutamate methyltransferase CheB, producing the protein MQKIKVLVIATSVMMRKQISNLITEDSIIEVIGAARNASEAVSMVQELRPDVVTIDIEVPELNSLVALSSIMSQRPTPILILSSGSKDGIIATITGLQNGAVDFISKPTQLYGLDLSHIKDELIFKIKHAAQIPLRTLILNNITVSKVITGQQAEDNSKTECIEEFDQIIAIGCGVGGPKALEIVISSLPANFPYPLLIVQHMPPKYTKVLAERLKRFSSVQVVEAKNDQLVRGGTAYIAPGNCHMTVVQQGQAYRIKLHRKAPVNGHRPSVDVLFDSISGLKSLKQHLILMTGRGNDGSRGMLNAKQAGAQSTLVESQETSIINEMAEAAMALGCVDDEVPSHLLASKVMEVTGELQR; encoded by the coding sequence GTGCAAAAGATAAAGGTGCTCGTTATAGCTACTTCAGTAATGATGCGGAAACAGATCTCGAACCTAATTACGGAGGATTCAATTATCGAGGTTATTGGAGCAGCTCGTAATGCATCCGAAGCGGTTAGTATGGTTCAAGAACTCAGGCCTGATGTCGTGACGATTGATATAGAAGTGCCGGAATTGAATAGTTTAGTAGCACTCTCTAGTATTATGTCACAGCGTCCAACCCCTATCCTAATCCTAAGCTCAGGATCAAAGGATGGAATAATAGCAACCATCACAGGTCTACAGAATGGAGCCGTAGATTTTATATCCAAGCCAACTCAGTTATATGGACTTGATTTATCCCATATAAAAGACGAGCTCATATTCAAAATTAAACATGCTGCTCAAATTCCATTGCGAACCCTTATCCTTAACAATATAACTGTTTCCAAAGTGATTACAGGACAACAGGCAGAAGACAATTCTAAAACTGAGTGTATAGAAGAATTCGATCAAATTATCGCCATAGGGTGTGGAGTAGGTGGACCGAAGGCGCTTGAAATCGTAATTAGCTCACTCCCGGCGAACTTCCCATACCCCTTGTTAATCGTTCAACATATGCCGCCCAAGTACACGAAGGTATTGGCAGAACGATTGAAGCGGTTCTCAAGTGTACAGGTGGTTGAGGCGAAGAATGATCAGTTGGTGCGCGGCGGAACAGCCTATATCGCACCTGGTAATTGTCATATGACCGTAGTTCAACAAGGGCAAGCATATAGAATCAAACTACACAGGAAAGCTCCGGTGAACGGGCACCGTCCGTCCGTGGATGTGTTGTTCGATTCGATCTCAGGATTAAAAAGCTTGAAGCAGCATTTGATTTTGATGACCGGAAGGGGTAACGATGGGTCGAGAGGAATGCTAAACGCCAAACAAGCTGGCGCCCAATCTACATTGGTAGAATCGCAAGAGACTTCTATTATAAATGAAATGGCTGAAGCGGCAATGGCGCTCGGGTGCGTGGATGATGAGGTTCCTTCGCACTTGTTAGCTTCGAAGGTTATGGAGGTTACGGGGGAGCTACAGCGTTAG
- a CDS encoding methyl-accepting chemotaxis protein translates to MKWFYNLRTAVKLISAFVLVSVILCFVGFYGISNLSKMDESIEDMYNNRLTPIAYLGEANELFLTNRINIRDINTMAKTEVKKKEYQDKIHKNVQSIEGIMSKYSKTKLREEELKKMKTYPEIWQRYITSVDHAIEVDKTNISNEEYTNYLLTGDLQLATTEMTDFLQGLIDINMKQAQGSSDSANKLYQSSRLITFSVTIIALLISVGFGYLISQIIARPLNQVMRLLGKVANGDLSETSNLNSKDEIGKLANSVNEMVLNLRRTVGGILSSAESVSAAAQQISASTEEVASGSMSQATAAQTMNELFRELSDAINSVAQSAEHASELSDQTMRIAQDGGLVVTNSIQGMTVLNNQMSRLEEDSDRIGEIIAVIDDIAKQTNLLALNAAIEAARAGEQGRGFAVVANEVRKLAERSSEATKQVTNIIKEMQKNTHQSVNAVVEGVAFSQKNGEAFDHIISMVNDTAHKVTEIAAASEEQAAQSSEVLYSIESISAATEEMAASSSETATTANALAQLAEELNALVSIFKVK, encoded by the coding sequence GTGAAATGGTTTTATAATTTGAGGACAGCGGTAAAGCTAATCTCAGCATTTGTGTTGGTATCAGTCATTTTATGCTTTGTAGGATTCTATGGAATAAGCAATTTGAGTAAGATGGATGAGTCCATCGAGGATATGTATAATAATCGCTTAACACCGATTGCCTATCTCGGTGAAGCGAATGAGCTTTTTTTAACAAATAGAATAAATATCCGAGATATTAATACGATGGCCAAAACCGAGGTGAAGAAAAAAGAGTATCAAGATAAAATACATAAGAACGTCCAAAGCATTGAAGGCATCATGAGTAAGTATAGTAAGACAAAATTGAGAGAAGAAGAGTTAAAGAAGATGAAGACTTATCCCGAGATCTGGCAACGCTATATTACCAGCGTGGATCACGCGATCGAAGTGGATAAAACCAATATCAGTAATGAAGAGTATACGAATTATTTGCTAACAGGAGATTTACAGCTGGCTACTACAGAGATGACGGATTTCCTGCAAGGTTTAATTGACATCAATATGAAGCAGGCGCAGGGATCCAGTGATAGTGCTAATAAACTATATCAATCCTCTCGGTTAATTACCTTTAGTGTTACGATTATTGCACTTCTGATCAGCGTGGGTTTTGGCTATCTAATCTCGCAAATCATAGCACGGCCTCTAAATCAAGTGATGCGCCTGCTAGGTAAAGTAGCTAATGGGGACTTAAGCGAAACTTCGAATCTAAATTCCAAGGATGAGATCGGAAAACTCGCGAATTCTGTGAATGAAATGGTTCTGAACTTAAGGCGAACTGTGGGGGGGATTTTGTCCTCTGCAGAAAGTGTCTCGGCGGCTGCGCAGCAGATATCAGCCAGTACAGAGGAAGTGGCTAGCGGCAGTATGAGTCAAGCCACTGCAGCACAAACGATGAATGAGTTGTTCCGGGAATTGTCTGATGCAATAAATTCAGTAGCCCAGAGTGCAGAGCATGCCTCTGAGCTGTCAGATCAAACCATGCGTATCGCTCAGGACGGTGGTCTCGTCGTTACGAACTCTATACAAGGAATGACTGTGCTAAATAATCAAATGTCTAGATTAGAGGAAGACTCCGATAGAATTGGAGAGATTATTGCAGTCATTGATGATATTGCAAAACAGACAAATCTTCTGGCGCTAAACGCAGCTATAGAAGCCGCTCGTGCGGGTGAACAGGGTCGAGGTTTTGCCGTTGTGGCGAATGAAGTAAGAAAGCTAGCAGAGCGGAGCAGTGAGGCTACGAAACAAGTCACGAACATCATTAAAGAAATGCAGAAGAATACACACCAAAGTGTGAATGCGGTAGTTGAAGGCGTAGCTTTTTCACAAAAAAATGGGGAAGCCTTTGATCATATTATCTCTATGGTGAACGATACCGCTCATAAAGTAACAGAAATCGCTGCTGCCAGTGAAGAGCAGGCCGCGCAGTCATCAGAGGTGCTGTACTCGATCGAGAGTATATCGGCAGCAACAGAAGAAATGGCGGCAAGCAGCAGTGAAACGGCAACAACGGCTAATGCATTAGCACAGCTTGCGGAGGAACTAAATGCACTCGTATCTATTTTTAAAGTGAAGTAA
- a CDS encoding response regulator transcription factor produces the protein MIQILLVDDHPSVMEGTRMILEQEGDMKVTLAISAHEVLEMVSSHSFDVMLFDLHIADVNGIDLAKQVLTMNADAIILIYTGYEFTNKFNLMIESGIFGFISKTTNREQLITAVRCALRGEVILPRTLVKQLRKVPPKGLEINDEQAVSKISKREHEMLTEIAKGKSNKEIAEIVLMSQRSLEYSLTNLFQKLNVKSRIEAAIKAKRLGILKDSDFTNSL, from the coding sequence ATGATTCAAATATTGTTAGTGGATGACCATCCATCAGTTATGGAAGGGACAAGAATGATATTAGAGCAAGAAGGAGATATGAAGGTTACTCTAGCCATTTCAGCTCATGAGGTGCTTGAAATGGTGAGTAGTCATTCTTTTGATGTAATGTTATTTGATCTTCATATCGCAGATGTGAATGGGATTGATTTGGCGAAGCAAGTATTAACCATGAACGCGGATGCGATTATCTTAATCTATACCGGATATGAATTTACCAACAAATTTAACCTGATGATCGAATCGGGGATATTTGGGTTTATCTCAAAAACGACGAATAGAGAGCAGTTAATTACAGCGGTACGCTGTGCATTAAGAGGTGAAGTCATTCTACCGCGAACCTTAGTCAAGCAGCTAAGAAAAGTACCTCCAAAAGGATTAGAAATTAATGATGAACAAGCAGTCTCCAAGATTAGCAAAAGGGAACATGAAATGCTAACGGAAATTGCAAAAGGAAAAAGTAATAAAGAAATAGCGGAGATTGTGCTGATGAGTCAGCGATCGCTCGAATATAGTTTAACGAATTTGTTCCAAAAGCTAAATGTGAAATCTAGAATTGAAGCGGCTATAAAAGCTAAACGGTTAGGAATATTGAAGGACTCAGATTTTACTAATTCATTGTGA
- a CDS encoding sensor histidine kinase: MHSLGEENVVTWSMDMEENLLTMSNILEEWVGCTGKTIPRSPDFLREFVYAVDLDRYDAYMQRLTAGHISSLEYRMQLPTEGLKWVQFIGTPILNKENKVYRIDGVMLDITEQKTAQIQLESSYSLYHQMFSNLDVAIWSYDYVTKKVLFISDAVLNITGYSVEQAKEDDFWFRIAHKEETPSIQEILTTARQGIPKLSEYRIIHASGEPRWIQVRIIPSLDEFHTVVRLDGILADITERKLMKEALLKSEQRYKSLFDYNSDVVCEVNLQGNILAINSTAEQITGESISMVGENLSIMNLFGAENIPRMLDYFERTVRGSAQHYVVSSSRKDGSVSHWSMKNIPIYVNSRIIGVFVVAREITSAVEVEHKLAQREAEYRLIINNMKDMMGVLDQKGNFILASPSCETLIGIPVGLIKGTTILEYIHPDEQEGLREQISNIFRTKASKMFYNRFIHSKGYILNLECIATPVLGEDGDVMNIVIVARDITKRVQMEKELRESEELNQQLIKMSPEAVVLHSDYKFVYVNFSCLGLFGVYDESQLIGKNIFNWAHPEFLSLAKERMREIYKEPYRILAPIEQKVVRSDGTIIDVEVTASSIVHKGKVACISIFRDISDRKKADEDREHTEQIIRESEERYFHLQTSLDQFSQDLFGVMKISHMEQRLLREVRDTLQITNIHFIEVESNSDKLCEIIETEQGYSLKIGESRGKSYLLSINEKTVLLEISSIRVWLETITRYVSVLFDHFLLIEDLTKDLELAASKHVAPTWLLRFMFNLSENERKRLAQDLHDSALQEQIIWYRKLDLLLGEKSINGEFREQLEQIAEGLLDVIYQLRIICNELRPPALINEGLISSLETLFEFTQLRTNYQIYFEVEAFTHKLDDEVLIGLYRIVQELLANAAKHSFATEVHITLASEDNHIHLNYKDNGIGMNLLGEDSLTSMGIYGMKERVRSMDGTIAFHSPEKKGLAVYISIPAD; the protein is encoded by the coding sequence ATGCATTCACTCGGCGAGGAGAATGTGGTCACATGGTCTATGGATATGGAAGAAAATCTGTTGACGATGTCGAATATTTTAGAGGAATGGGTTGGTTGTACAGGGAAGACTATACCACGCAGCCCTGATTTTTTGCGGGAATTTGTGTATGCAGTGGATCTTGATCGATATGATGCTTACATGCAAAGATTAACTGCTGGTCATATCAGTAGTCTTGAGTATCGGATGCAACTACCTACTGAAGGACTAAAGTGGGTTCAATTTATCGGTACGCCAATTCTAAATAAAGAGAACAAGGTCTACCGAATAGATGGAGTTATGCTGGACATTACTGAACAAAAAACAGCGCAAATACAGTTGGAAAGCTCATATTCTTTGTATCATCAGATGTTCTCTAATCTTGACGTGGCGATTTGGTCTTATGATTATGTAACTAAGAAAGTATTGTTTATATCGGATGCCGTCCTTAATATCACCGGTTATTCCGTTGAACAGGCGAAAGAAGATGATTTTTGGTTCCGTATTGCTCATAAAGAAGAAACCCCCTCGATTCAAGAGATCCTAACAACGGCTCGGCAGGGGATTCCAAAGCTTAGTGAATATCGTATTATCCACGCAAGTGGAGAGCCTCGATGGATACAGGTCAGAATCATACCCAGTCTGGATGAATTCCATACGGTAGTTCGGCTTGACGGGATCTTGGCAGATATCACTGAAAGAAAGTTGATGAAAGAGGCTTTGCTCAAAAGTGAACAGCGTTATAAGTCCTTATTTGACTATAACTCAGACGTCGTATGTGAGGTGAATCTGCAAGGTAATATTTTGGCAATCAATTCTACGGCAGAGCAAATTACTGGAGAATCTATAAGTATGGTTGGAGAGAATTTGTCCATCATGAATCTATTTGGAGCAGAGAATATACCGAGGATGTTAGATTATTTTGAAAGAACAGTACGGGGATCTGCTCAGCATTATGTTGTGTCCTCTTCCCGTAAGGATGGATCAGTGAGCCACTGGTCTATGAAAAATATCCCGATTTATGTGAATAGTCGTATTATTGGTGTTTTTGTGGTTGCTAGAGAGATAACATCAGCTGTAGAAGTAGAACACAAGTTGGCGCAGCGTGAAGCAGAGTATAGACTTATTATTAATAATATGAAGGATATGATGGGGGTCCTGGATCAAAAAGGTAATTTCATTTTAGCCTCCCCCTCCTGTGAGACCCTGATCGGTATTCCTGTAGGCTTAATCAAGGGCACTACCATACTTGAGTATATCCATCCTGATGAGCAAGAAGGCTTGCGAGAACAGATTTCAAATATTTTTCGGACAAAAGCAAGCAAGATGTTTTACAATCGTTTTATTCATTCAAAAGGTTATATCCTAAATTTAGAATGTATTGCTACTCCCGTTCTAGGTGAGGATGGAGATGTAATGAACATTGTGATAGTTGCGAGAGACATTACGAAGAGAGTTCAAATGGAAAAAGAACTAAGGGAAAGCGAGGAACTAAATCAGCAGCTGATCAAGATGTCGCCTGAAGCGGTCGTTCTCCATAGCGATTATAAGTTTGTGTATGTGAACTTTTCTTGTCTTGGATTATTTGGTGTTTACGATGAGAGTCAATTGATCGGTAAAAATATTTTCAATTGGGCACATCCGGAATTTCTGTCGCTGGCAAAAGAACGAATGCGTGAAATCTATAAAGAGCCCTATAGAATCCTAGCACCAATTGAACAAAAGGTTGTACGTTCAGATGGAACGATTATCGATGTAGAGGTAACAGCTAGCTCCATTGTGCACAAAGGAAAGGTCGCATGTATCTCGATATTTAGGGATATAAGTGATCGCAAAAAAGCAGATGAAGACAGAGAACATACAGAGCAGATTATTCGTGAGAGTGAGGAACGGTATTTTCACTTGCAAACGAGTCTGGATCAGTTCTCCCAAGACCTTTTTGGTGTCATGAAGATTAGCCATATGGAACAGCGGTTGCTTAGAGAGGTCAGAGACACTCTGCAGATAACCAATATACATTTTATCGAAGTTGAATCTAACAGTGATAAATTATGTGAAATTATTGAGACTGAGCAAGGGTATTCACTCAAGATAGGGGAGTCCCGAGGAAAAAGCTACTTACTATCGATTAACGAGAAGACGGTTTTATTGGAAATCAGTTCTATTCGTGTGTGGCTGGAGACCATTACCCGTTATGTCAGTGTTCTCTTTGATCATTTTTTGCTTATCGAAGATTTAACGAAAGACCTTGAGCTAGCGGCTTCCAAGCATGTGGCTCCTACTTGGCTTCTCCGCTTTATGTTTAATTTATCCGAGAATGAGCGAAAACGTCTTGCTCAGGATTTACACGACTCAGCGCTTCAAGAACAAATTATCTGGTATCGTAAGCTGGATCTTCTCTTAGGTGAAAAGTCCATCAATGGGGAGTTTAGAGAACAGCTAGAACAGATAGCTGAAGGCTTACTGGATGTTATCTATCAACTGCGGATTATTTGTAACGAGCTCAGACCTCCTGCATTAATCAATGAAGGTCTTATCTCCTCGCTGGAGACGTTGTTTGAATTTACGCAGCTGCGTACCAACTACCAGATTTATTTCGAGGTTGAAGCATTTACACATAAGTTGGATGATGAAGTGCTTATAGGTTTGTACCGTATTGTGCAAGAGCTTTTAGCGAATGCAGCGAAGCACTCTTTTGCGACTGAAGTCCACATTACCTTAGCTAGTGAAGACAATCATATTCATTTGAATTATAAAGATAACGGAATTGGAATGAATCTATTAGGAGAGGACTCGCTTACAAGTATGGGTATTTATGGAATGAAGGAAAGGGTTCGGAGTATGGATGGGACGATAGCATTCCACTCGCCAGAGAAAAAAGGATTAGCAGTCTATATATCTATACCTGCAGATTAA
- the sigF gene encoding RNA polymerase sporulation sigma factor SigF, with translation MDAESKKAPPTYLDDAEVKRLIALSQAGDSLARDTLVSCNIRLVWSVVQRFMNRGYEPDDLFQIGCIGLLKSVDKFDLSYEVKFSTYAVPMIIGEIQRFLRDDGTLKVSRSLKEMANKVRKMKDEMSKTLDRLPTIGEVAEALGVTPEEVVFAQEANKPPTSIHETVFENDGDPITLIDQIADESQERWFDKLALNEAIGGLSERERLIVYLRYYRDQTQSEVASRLGISQVQVSRLEKKILQNIREQIAQ, from the coding sequence ATGGATGCAGAGTCAAAAAAAGCTCCGCCGACCTATTTGGACGATGCGGAGGTCAAACGTCTTATCGCGCTCAGTCAGGCCGGAGATAGTCTTGCCCGTGACACACTTGTAAGCTGTAATATCCGACTGGTCTGGTCGGTAGTACAGCGGTTTATGAACCGCGGGTATGAGCCTGACGATTTGTTCCAGATCGGTTGCATCGGACTGCTGAAGTCCGTAGATAAATTTGACCTCAGCTATGAGGTCAAGTTCTCCACTTATGCTGTGCCGATGATTATCGGTGAGATTCAGCGTTTCCTTCGTGACGATGGTACCTTGAAGGTCAGTCGTTCCCTTAAGGAAATGGCTAACAAGGTTCGTAAAATGAAGGATGAAATGTCTAAAACACTTGATCGTCTGCCTACGATCGGTGAAGTTGCGGAAGCACTAGGGGTTACACCCGAAGAAGTGGTATTTGCTCAAGAAGCCAATAAACCACCGACTTCTATCCATGAGACGGTGTTCGAGAATGATGGAGATCCGATCACGCTGATTGATCAAATCGCTGACGAATCACAGGAGCGTTGGTTCGATAAGCTGGCATTAAATGAAGCGATCGGAGGCCTCAGTGAACGTGAACGTCTGATTGTCTATCTTCGTTACTATCGTGATCAAACGCAGTCGGAGGTCGCCAGTCGTCTAGGGATCTCTCAAGTGCAGGTATCTCGGCTGGAGAAGAAAATACTTCAGAATATCCGTGAGCAGATTGCTCAGTAG
- the spoIIAB gene encoding anti-sigma F factor, whose translation MTNSKAGNFMNVQFAARSENESFARVVVAAFVSRLDPTMDELNDLKTVVSEAVTNCIIHGYDSDPEGIVTISASLDNETVHLTIEDQGRGIEDLELAQQPLYTSKPELERSGMGFTIMENFMDEFEVTSEPGHGTSISMKKTIVSKKALYN comes from the coding sequence ATGACAAATAGTAAGGCTGGTAACTTCATGAACGTGCAGTTCGCTGCACGCTCGGAGAATGAATCGTTCGCGCGTGTAGTCGTAGCGGCGTTCGTTTCCCGGCTTGATCCTACGATGGACGAGCTGAATGATCTGAAGACAGTCGTGTCGGAAGCGGTCACCAACTGTATTATTCATGGGTATGATAGTGATCCGGAAGGCATTGTGACCATTTCGGCATCACTGGACAACGAAACCGTACATCTAACCATTGAGGATCAAGGACGGGGCATTGAGGATTTAGAGCTGGCGCAACAGCCGCTGTATACCTCTAAGCCGGAGCTGGAGCGGTCGGGCATGGGCTTTACTATTATGGAGAATTTCATGGATGAATTTGAAGTCACTAGTGAACCGGGACACGGTACTTCTATCTCAATGAAGAAAACCATCGTCTCGAAAAAAGCTTTATACAATTAG
- the spoIIAA gene encoding anti-sigma F factor antagonist: protein MNSHVEMEHHRGVLIVRLSGELDHHAADFVRMDMDEAIMRGQVSHLVLSLKHLQFMDSSGLGVILGRYKLIHSKGGKMVVCDATAPVKRLLEMSGLFKIMPLYDDESTALSDLEVAL from the coding sequence ATGAATTCTCATGTGGAGATGGAGCATCACAGAGGTGTGTTGATTGTCCGTTTATCAGGGGAGCTGGACCATCACGCAGCAGATTTTGTAAGAATGGATATGGATGAAGCGATTATGCGTGGTCAGGTATCGCATTTAGTTCTTAGTCTTAAGCATCTGCAGTTTATGGACAGTTCAGGCCTAGGCGTGATTCTGGGAAGGTATAAACTGATCCACAGTAAAGGTGGAAAAATGGTGGTGTGTGATGCAACGGCACCTGTAAAGCGGCTGCTGGAAATGTCAGGCCTGTTCAAAATCATGCCCCTATATGACGACGAGAGTACTGCACTCTCGGATTTGGAGGTTGCGTTATGA